The Epinephelus lanceolatus isolate andai-2023 chromosome 21, ASM4190304v1, whole genome shotgun sequence genome has a segment encoding these proteins:
- the kctd2 gene encoding BTB/POZ domain-containing protein KCTD2 → MAELHVVEPSGTGTIEQPEHRDVRGSVRLASPTLMVPPRSSQLSPGGVSSGSGGGARSVFGFPVKSNPSSPSEPGDKPGSRWVRLNVGGTYFITTKQTLCRDPKSFLFRLCQEDPDLDSDKDETGAYLIDRDPTYFGPILNYLRHGKLIMDKNLAEEGVLEEAEFYNIASLVRLVKERIRDNENRTSQGPVKHVYRVLQCQEEELTQMVSTMSDGWKFEQLISIGSSYNYGNEDQAEFLCVVSRELNNSTNGIVIEPTEKAKILQERGSRM, encoded by the exons ATGGCTGAACTGCATGTTGTGGAGCCGAGCGGCACTGGCACCATAGAGCAGCCCGAGCACCGCGACGTCCGCGGCTCCGTGCGCCTGGCGTCGCCCACTCTCATGGTGCCGCCGCGGAGCAGCCAGCTCAGCCCCGGCGGGGTGTCGAGTGGCAGCGGCGGCGGCGCGCGCTCGGTGTTCGGGTTCCCGGTGAAGAGCAACCCGAGCTCCCCGTCCGAACCGGGGGACAAGCCGGGCTCACGCTGGGTCCGTCTGAACGTCGGCGGGACCTACTTCATCACGACCAAACAGACGCTGTGTCGGGACCCGAAGTCGTTCCTGTTCCGACTGTGTCAAGAAGACCCGGACCTGGACTCCGACAAA GACGAGACAGGAGCCTACCTGATCGACAGGGACCCCACATACTTCGGCCCCATCCTGAACTACCTTCGGCACGGAAAACTCATCATGGATAAAAACCTGGCAGAGGAAG GCGTTCTCGAGGAAGCTGAGTTCTACAACATCGCGTCTCTGGTGAGGCTGGTGAAGGAGAGGATACGGGACAACGAGAACCGAACATCTCAG GGTCCTGTGAAGCACGTGTATCGAGTACTACAGTGCCAAGAGGAGGAACTCACACAGATGGTCTCAACCATGTCGGATGGTTGGAAGTTTGAGCAG CTTATCAGTATCGGCTCCTCTTATAACTATGGCAATGAGGACCAGGCAGAGTTTCTATGTGTAGTTTCCCGGGAACTCAACAACTCCACCAACGGCATCGTCATCGAGCCCACTGAGAAGGCCAAG ATCCTTCAGGAGCGAGGCTCGCGGATGTGA